A genome region from Oryctolagus cuniculus chromosome 20, mOryCun1.1, whole genome shotgun sequence includes the following:
- the WDR20 gene encoding WD repeat-containing protein 20 isoform X5, protein MWAGSSTSISTRGSARQSHEVGRTEILISILTEAADLSKPIDKRIYKGTQPTCHDFNHLTATAESVSLLVGFSAGQVQLIDPIKKETSKLFNEERLIDKSRVTCVKWVPGSESLFLVAHSSGNMYLYNVEHTCGTTGPHYQLLKQGESFAVHTCKSKSTRNPLLKWTVGEGALNEFAFSPDGKFLACVSQDGFLRVFNFDSVELHGTMKSYFGGLLCVCWSPDGKYIVTGGEDDLVTVWSFVDCRVIARGHGHKSWVSVVAFDPYTTSVEESDPMEFSGSDEDFQDLLHFGRDRANSTQSRLSKRNSTDSRPVSVTYRFGSVGQDTQLCLWDLTEDILFPHQPLSRARTHTNVMNATSPPAGSNGNSVTTPGNSMPPPLPRSNSLPHSAVSNAGSKSSVMDGAIASGVSKFATLSLHDRKERHHEKDHKRNHSMGHISSKSSDKLNLVTKTKTDPAKTLGTPLCPRMEDVPLLEPLICKKIAHERLTVLIFLEDCIVTACQEGFVCTWGRPGKVETCPGRAGMLLLYSHVTREALEHPQDGGR, encoded by the exons ACAATCCCATGAGGTTGGTAGAACAGAGATTCTCATCTCCATTTTGACTGAG gctgctgacttgagtaaaccaatagataaaAGGATATACAAAGGAACACAGCCTACTTGTCATGACTTCAACCACCTCACAGCCACAGCAGAAAGTGTCTCTCTCCTAGTGGGCTTTTCCGCAGGCCAAGTCCAGCTTATAGACCCAATCAAAAAAGAAACTAGCAAACTATTTAATGAGGAA AGACTAATAGACAAGTCACGAGTAACCTGTGTCAAGTGGGTCCCCGGCTCGGAAAGCCTTTTCCTAGTGGCTCATTCGAGTGGGAACATGTACTTGTATAACGTGGAGCACACTTGTGGCACCACTGGCCCTCACTACCAGCTCCTGAAGCAGGGAGAGAGCTTTGCCGTGCACACTTGCAAGAGCAAATCCACGAGGAACCCTCTCCTTAAGTGGACGGTGGGCGAGGGGGCCCTCAATGAGTTTGctttctccccagatggcaagTTCTTAGCGTGCGTGAGCCAGGACGGGTTCCTGCGGGTATTCAACTTTGACTCGGTGGAGCTGCACGGTACGATGAAAAGCTACTTTGGGggcttgctgtgtgtgtgctggagcCCGGACGGCAAGTACATTGTGACGGGTGGAGAGGACGACTTGGTGACAGTCTGGTCTTTTGTAGACTGCCGAGTAATAGCTAGAGGCCATGGGCACAAGTCCTGGGTCAGTGTGGTGGCCTTTGACCCCTATACCACTAGTGTGGAAGAAAGTGACCCTATGGAGTTCAGTGGCAGTGACGAGGACTTCCAAGACCTTCTCCATTTTGGCAGAGATCGAGCAAATAGTACACAGTCCCGGCTGTCCAAACGGAACTCTACAGACAGCCGCCCCGTAAGTGTCACATACCGGTTTGGTTCAGTGGGCCAGGACACACAGCTGTGCTTGTGGGACCTCACAGAAGACATCCTTTTCCCTCACCAACCCCTTTCGCGAGCAAGGACACACACGAATGTCATGAATGCCACAAGTCCTCCTGCTGGAAGCAATGGGAACAGTGTCACCACGCCCGGAAACTCCATGCCCCCTCCTCTGCCGCGGTCCAACAGCCTTCCCCACTCAGCAGTCTCCAATGCTGGCAGCAAAAGCAGCGTCATGGATGGCGCCATTGCTTCTGGGGTCAGCAAGTTTGCGACACTCTCACTACACGACCGGAAGGAGAGGCACCACGAGAAAGATCACAAGCGAAACCATAGCATGGGACACATTTCTAGCAAGAGTAGTGACAAACTGAATCTAGttactaaaacaaaaacagaccctGCTAAAACTCTGGGAACGCCCCTGTGTCCTCGAATGGAAGACGTCCCTTTGTTAGAGCCACTGATCTGTAAAAAGATAGCGCATGAAAGACTGACGGTATTGATTTTCCTTGAAGACTGTATAGTCACTGCTTGTCAGGAGGGATTTGTTTGCACGTGGggaaggcctgggaaagtg
- the WDR20 gene encoding WD repeat-containing protein 20 isoform X6: MWAGSSTSISTRGSARQSHEVGRTEILISILTEAADLSKPIDKRIYKGTQPTCHDFNHLTATAESVSLLVGFSAGQVQLIDPIKKETSKLFNEERLIDKSRVTCVKWVPGSESLFLVAHSSGNMYLYNVEHTCGTTGPHYQLLKQGESFAVHTCKSKSTRNPLLKWTVGEGALNEFAFSPDGKFLACVSQDGFLRVFNFDSVELHGTMKSYFGGLLCVCWSPDGKYIVTGGEDDLVTVWSFVDCRVIARGHGHKSWVSVVAFDPYTTSVEESDPMEFSGSDEDFQDLLHFGRDRANSTQSRLSKRNSTDSRPVSVTYRFGSVGQDTQLCLWDLTEDILFPHQPLSRARTHTNVMNATSPPAGSNGNSVTTPGNSMPPPLPRSNSLPHSAVSNAGSKSSVMDGAIASGVSKFATLSLHDRKERHHEKDHKRNHSMGHISSKSSDKLNLVTKTKTDPAKTLGTPLCPRMEDVPLLEPLICKKIAHERLTVLIFLEDCIVTACQEGFVCTWGRPGKVPAEHFCRQEDRVQGVLQDQN, encoded by the exons ACAATCCCATGAGGTTGGTAGAACAGAGATTCTCATCTCCATTTTGACTGAG gctgctgacttgagtaaaccaatagataaaAGGATATACAAAGGAACACAGCCTACTTGTCATGACTTCAACCACCTCACAGCCACAGCAGAAAGTGTCTCTCTCCTAGTGGGCTTTTCCGCAGGCCAAGTCCAGCTTATAGACCCAATCAAAAAAGAAACTAGCAAACTATTTAATGAGGAA AGACTAATAGACAAGTCACGAGTAACCTGTGTCAAGTGGGTCCCCGGCTCGGAAAGCCTTTTCCTAGTGGCTCATTCGAGTGGGAACATGTACTTGTATAACGTGGAGCACACTTGTGGCACCACTGGCCCTCACTACCAGCTCCTGAAGCAGGGAGAGAGCTTTGCCGTGCACACTTGCAAGAGCAAATCCACGAGGAACCCTCTCCTTAAGTGGACGGTGGGCGAGGGGGCCCTCAATGAGTTTGctttctccccagatggcaagTTCTTAGCGTGCGTGAGCCAGGACGGGTTCCTGCGGGTATTCAACTTTGACTCGGTGGAGCTGCACGGTACGATGAAAAGCTACTTTGGGggcttgctgtgtgtgtgctggagcCCGGACGGCAAGTACATTGTGACGGGTGGAGAGGACGACTTGGTGACAGTCTGGTCTTTTGTAGACTGCCGAGTAATAGCTAGAGGCCATGGGCACAAGTCCTGGGTCAGTGTGGTGGCCTTTGACCCCTATACCACTAGTGTGGAAGAAAGTGACCCTATGGAGTTCAGTGGCAGTGACGAGGACTTCCAAGACCTTCTCCATTTTGGCAGAGATCGAGCAAATAGTACACAGTCCCGGCTGTCCAAACGGAACTCTACAGACAGCCGCCCCGTAAGTGTCACATACCGGTTTGGTTCAGTGGGCCAGGACACACAGCTGTGCTTGTGGGACCTCACAGAAGACATCCTTTTCCCTCACCAACCCCTTTCGCGAGCAAGGACACACACGAATGTCATGAATGCCACAAGTCCTCCTGCTGGAAGCAATGGGAACAGTGTCACCACGCCCGGAAACTCCATGCCCCCTCCTCTGCCGCGGTCCAACAGCCTTCCCCACTCAGCAGTCTCCAATGCTGGCAGCAAAAGCAGCGTCATGGATGGCGCCATTGCTTCTGGGGTCAGCAAGTTTGCGACACTCTCACTACACGACCGGAAGGAGAGGCACCACGAGAAAGATCACAAGCGAAACCATAGCATGGGACACATTTCTAGCAAGAGTAGTGACAAACTGAATCTAGttactaaaacaaaaacagaccctGCTAAAACTCTGGGAACGCCCCTGTGTCCTCGAATGGAAGACGTCCCTTTGTTAGAGCCACTGATCTGTAAAAAGATAGCGCATGAAAGACTGACGGTATTGATTTTCCTTGAAGACTGTATAGTCACTGCTTGTCAGGAGGGATTTGTTTGCACGTGGggaaggcctgggaaagtg
- the WDR20 gene encoding WD repeat-containing protein 20 isoform X13: MYLYNVEHTCGTTGPHYQLLKQGESFAVHTCKSKSTRNPLLKWTVGEGALNEFAFSPDGKFLACVSQDGFLRVFNFDSVELHGTMKSYFGGLLCVCWSPDGKYIVTGGEDDLVTVWSFVDCRVIARGHGHKSWVSVVAFDPYTTSVEESDPMEFSGSDEDFQDLLHFGRDRANSTQSRLSKRNSTDSRPVSVTYRFGSVGQDTQLCLWDLTEDILFPHQPLSRARTHTNVMNATSPPAGSNGNSVTTPGNSMPPPLPRSNSLPHSAVSNAGSKSSVMDGAIASGVSKFATLSLHDRKERHHEKDHKRNHSMGHISSKSSDKLNLVTKTKTDPAKTLGTPLCPRMEDVPLLEPLICKKIAHERLTVLIFLEDCIVTACQEGFVCTWGRPGKVGLLSSPSQASSPGGTVV; this comes from the coding sequence ATGTACTTGTATAACGTGGAGCACACTTGTGGCACCACTGGCCCTCACTACCAGCTCCTGAAGCAGGGAGAGAGCTTTGCCGTGCACACTTGCAAGAGCAAATCCACGAGGAACCCTCTCCTTAAGTGGACGGTGGGCGAGGGGGCCCTCAATGAGTTTGctttctccccagatggcaagTTCTTAGCGTGCGTGAGCCAGGACGGGTTCCTGCGGGTATTCAACTTTGACTCGGTGGAGCTGCACGGTACGATGAAAAGCTACTTTGGGggcttgctgtgtgtgtgctggagcCCGGACGGCAAGTACATTGTGACGGGTGGAGAGGACGACTTGGTGACAGTCTGGTCTTTTGTAGACTGCCGAGTAATAGCTAGAGGCCATGGGCACAAGTCCTGGGTCAGTGTGGTGGCCTTTGACCCCTATACCACTAGTGTGGAAGAAAGTGACCCTATGGAGTTCAGTGGCAGTGACGAGGACTTCCAAGACCTTCTCCATTTTGGCAGAGATCGAGCAAATAGTACACAGTCCCGGCTGTCCAAACGGAACTCTACAGACAGCCGCCCCGTAAGTGTCACATACCGGTTTGGTTCAGTGGGCCAGGACACACAGCTGTGCTTGTGGGACCTCACAGAAGACATCCTTTTCCCTCACCAACCCCTTTCGCGAGCAAGGACACACACGAATGTCATGAATGCCACAAGTCCTCCTGCTGGAAGCAATGGGAACAGTGTCACCACGCCCGGAAACTCCATGCCCCCTCCTCTGCCGCGGTCCAACAGCCTTCCCCACTCAGCAGTCTCCAATGCTGGCAGCAAAAGCAGCGTCATGGATGGCGCCATTGCTTCTGGGGTCAGCAAGTTTGCGACACTCTCACTACACGACCGGAAGGAGAGGCACCACGAGAAAGATCACAAGCGAAACCATAGCATGGGACACATTTCTAGCAAGAGTAGTGACAAACTGAATCTAGttactaaaacaaaaacagaccctGCTAAAACTCTGGGAACGCCCCTGTGTCCTCGAATGGAAGACGTCCCTTTGTTAGAGCCACTGATCTGTAAAAAGATAGCGCATGAAAGACTGACGGTATTGATTTTCCTTGAAGACTGTATAGTCACTGCTTGTCAGGAGGGATTTGTTTGCACGTGGggaaggcctgggaaagtg
- the WDR20 gene encoding WD repeat-containing protein 20 isoform X11, whose amino-acid sequence MYLYNVEHTCGTTGPHYQLLKQGESFAVHTCKSKSTRNPLLKWTVGEGALNEFAFSPDGKFLACVSQDGFLRVFNFDSVELHGTMKSYFGGLLCVCWSPDGKYIVTGGEDDLVTVWSFVDCRVIARGHGHKSWVSVVAFDPYTTSVEESDPMEFSGSDEDFQDLLHFGRDRANSTQSRLSKRNSTDSRPVSVTYRFGSVGQDTQLCLWDLTEDILFPHQPLSRARTHTNVMNATSPPAGSNGNSVTTPGNSMPPPLPRSNSLPHSAVSNAGSKSSVMDGAIASGVSKFATLSLHDRKERHHEKDHKRNHSMGHISSKSSDKLNLVTKTKTDPAKTLGTPLCPRMEDVPLLEPLICKKIAHERLTVLIFLEDCIVTACQEGFVCTWGRPGKVETCPGRAGMLLLYSHVTREALEHPQDGGR is encoded by the coding sequence ATGTACTTGTATAACGTGGAGCACACTTGTGGCACCACTGGCCCTCACTACCAGCTCCTGAAGCAGGGAGAGAGCTTTGCCGTGCACACTTGCAAGAGCAAATCCACGAGGAACCCTCTCCTTAAGTGGACGGTGGGCGAGGGGGCCCTCAATGAGTTTGctttctccccagatggcaagTTCTTAGCGTGCGTGAGCCAGGACGGGTTCCTGCGGGTATTCAACTTTGACTCGGTGGAGCTGCACGGTACGATGAAAAGCTACTTTGGGggcttgctgtgtgtgtgctggagcCCGGACGGCAAGTACATTGTGACGGGTGGAGAGGACGACTTGGTGACAGTCTGGTCTTTTGTAGACTGCCGAGTAATAGCTAGAGGCCATGGGCACAAGTCCTGGGTCAGTGTGGTGGCCTTTGACCCCTATACCACTAGTGTGGAAGAAAGTGACCCTATGGAGTTCAGTGGCAGTGACGAGGACTTCCAAGACCTTCTCCATTTTGGCAGAGATCGAGCAAATAGTACACAGTCCCGGCTGTCCAAACGGAACTCTACAGACAGCCGCCCCGTAAGTGTCACATACCGGTTTGGTTCAGTGGGCCAGGACACACAGCTGTGCTTGTGGGACCTCACAGAAGACATCCTTTTCCCTCACCAACCCCTTTCGCGAGCAAGGACACACACGAATGTCATGAATGCCACAAGTCCTCCTGCTGGAAGCAATGGGAACAGTGTCACCACGCCCGGAAACTCCATGCCCCCTCCTCTGCCGCGGTCCAACAGCCTTCCCCACTCAGCAGTCTCCAATGCTGGCAGCAAAAGCAGCGTCATGGATGGCGCCATTGCTTCTGGGGTCAGCAAGTTTGCGACACTCTCACTACACGACCGGAAGGAGAGGCACCACGAGAAAGATCACAAGCGAAACCATAGCATGGGACACATTTCTAGCAAGAGTAGTGACAAACTGAATCTAGttactaaaacaaaaacagaccctGCTAAAACTCTGGGAACGCCCCTGTGTCCTCGAATGGAAGACGTCCCTTTGTTAGAGCCACTGATCTGTAAAAAGATAGCGCATGAAAGACTGACGGTATTGATTTTCCTTGAAGACTGTATAGTCACTGCTTGTCAGGAGGGATTTGTTTGCACGTGGggaaggcctgggaaagtg
- the WDR20 gene encoding WD repeat-containing protein 20 isoform X12 — translation MYLYNVEHTCGTTGPHYQLLKQGESFAVHTCKSKSTRNPLLKWTVGEGALNEFAFSPDGKFLACVSQDGFLRVFNFDSVELHGTMKSYFGGLLCVCWSPDGKYIVTGGEDDLVTVWSFVDCRVIARGHGHKSWVSVVAFDPYTTSVEESDPMEFSGSDEDFQDLLHFGRDRANSTQSRLSKRNSTDSRPVSVTYRFGSVGQDTQLCLWDLTEDILFPHQPLSRARTHTNVMNATSPPAGSNGNSVTTPGNSMPPPLPRSNSLPHSAVSNAGSKSSVMDGAIASGVSKFATLSLHDRKERHHEKDHKRNHSMGHISSKSSDKLNLVTKTKTDPAKTLGTPLCPRMEDVPLLEPLICKKIAHERLTVLIFLEDCIVTACQEGFVCTWGRPGKVPAEHFCRQEDRVQGVLQDQN, via the coding sequence ATGTACTTGTATAACGTGGAGCACACTTGTGGCACCACTGGCCCTCACTACCAGCTCCTGAAGCAGGGAGAGAGCTTTGCCGTGCACACTTGCAAGAGCAAATCCACGAGGAACCCTCTCCTTAAGTGGACGGTGGGCGAGGGGGCCCTCAATGAGTTTGctttctccccagatggcaagTTCTTAGCGTGCGTGAGCCAGGACGGGTTCCTGCGGGTATTCAACTTTGACTCGGTGGAGCTGCACGGTACGATGAAAAGCTACTTTGGGggcttgctgtgtgtgtgctggagcCCGGACGGCAAGTACATTGTGACGGGTGGAGAGGACGACTTGGTGACAGTCTGGTCTTTTGTAGACTGCCGAGTAATAGCTAGAGGCCATGGGCACAAGTCCTGGGTCAGTGTGGTGGCCTTTGACCCCTATACCACTAGTGTGGAAGAAAGTGACCCTATGGAGTTCAGTGGCAGTGACGAGGACTTCCAAGACCTTCTCCATTTTGGCAGAGATCGAGCAAATAGTACACAGTCCCGGCTGTCCAAACGGAACTCTACAGACAGCCGCCCCGTAAGTGTCACATACCGGTTTGGTTCAGTGGGCCAGGACACACAGCTGTGCTTGTGGGACCTCACAGAAGACATCCTTTTCCCTCACCAACCCCTTTCGCGAGCAAGGACACACACGAATGTCATGAATGCCACAAGTCCTCCTGCTGGAAGCAATGGGAACAGTGTCACCACGCCCGGAAACTCCATGCCCCCTCCTCTGCCGCGGTCCAACAGCCTTCCCCACTCAGCAGTCTCCAATGCTGGCAGCAAAAGCAGCGTCATGGATGGCGCCATTGCTTCTGGGGTCAGCAAGTTTGCGACACTCTCACTACACGACCGGAAGGAGAGGCACCACGAGAAAGATCACAAGCGAAACCATAGCATGGGACACATTTCTAGCAAGAGTAGTGACAAACTGAATCTAGttactaaaacaaaaacagaccctGCTAAAACTCTGGGAACGCCCCTGTGTCCTCGAATGGAAGACGTCCCTTTGTTAGAGCCACTGATCTGTAAAAAGATAGCGCATGAAAGACTGACGGTATTGATTTTCCTTGAAGACTGTATAGTCACTGCTTGTCAGGAGGGATTTGTTTGCACGTGGggaaggcctgggaaagtg